AACTTGTTGGCCAGGGCGCACACCACCACATTCGAGTGCCGCCGCTCACGCAGCGAGCGAACCCAGTCGGCCAAAGCGCCCTGCTGGTACTCCAGGCGTTGCAGATAGACCCTGGCGCACTGCACCAGCAGCCGGCGCAAGTTCTTGTCGCCGCGCTTGCTGATTCCCAGCAGATTGGCCCGGCCTCCCGTGCTGTACTGGCGTGGCACCAGACCCACCGATGCCGCGAAATCACGACTGCCGCCATACTGTTTGCCATCGCCCATCTCGGCGCACAGTAGGCTGGCCGTGATCGGCCCCACACAGGGGATGCTCAGCAGGCGGCTGCCCAGCTCGTCCTCGGCAAGCTGGCCGGTCATTTCCTTGTCCAGCGATTTGATCTGCTCGTCCAGGTAGCAGAAGTGCTCATGCAAGCGACTCAGCAGCCCGACCAGGTGCGGTGGCAACTCGTGCTCGTTCAACGTGGTCGGCAGCCGCCTGACCAGCGACAACCCCTTGGGCAGGCTGATACCGAATTCCAACAGGAACCCATGGGCCTGGTTCGCCGTTTTCGTCCGGTCACGCACCAGGGATTCGCGCATCCGGTGCAAAACCGACAAGGTTTGCTGGGCTTCGGTCTTCGGTGTCACGAAGCGCATGGTAGGCCGGGAGGCGGCTTCACAGATCGCCTCGGCATCGATGAAGTCGTTCTTGTTGCCCTTAACGAAAGGCCGCACGAACTGCGGCGAAATCAGCTTCACTTCATGCCCGAACGCTACCAGTTGCCGAGCCAGAAAGTGTGATCCCGCACAAGCTTCCATCGCCACTGTGCACCTTGGTAAGTTGCCCAACAATCGCATCATCTGCTGGCGTGTCGCTTTCCTGCGCAAGACTTCTCGACCGACATTGTCCTGCCCGTGCAAATGAAAGCTGTGCTTGCCGAGATCGATACCAACCAGTGCGACGCTGCTCATGATGATGGCCTCCGAAATAAAACACCCTGCGAGAGCGTAGCCCTCGCAGGGTGTGGGGGTGACCATCTCATTAGGCCGAGCACGAGGTGAAGACCGACGTCGCCGGCATCGAGAACAGTCTGTTCGCCGACGGCAGCACCGCCCACGGGTTGATCTGCGAACTGGACGGCGAGCCGATCGGCTATGCGGTGTATTTCTTCAACTACTCGA
This DNA window, taken from Pseudomonas sp. FeN3W, encodes the following:
- a CDS encoding IS110 family transposase, encoding MSSVALVGIDLGKHSFHLHGQDNVGREVLRRKATRQQMMRLLGNLPRCTVAMEACAGSHFLARQLVAFGHEVKLISPQFVRPFVKGNKNDFIDAEAICEAASRPTMRFVTPKTEAQQTLSVLHRMRESLVRDRTKTANQAHGFLLEFGISLPKGLSLVRRLPTTLNEHELPPHLVGLLSRLHEHFCYLDEQIKSLDKEMTGQLAEDELGSRLLSIPCVGPITASLLCAEMGDGKQYGGSRDFAASVGLVPRQYSTGGRANLLGISKRGDKNLRRLLVQCARVYLQRLEYQQGALADWVRSLRERRHSNVVVCALANKFARIAWAIAANHSQFKARPGAAVA